The Kogia breviceps isolate mKogBre1 chromosome 19, mKogBre1 haplotype 1, whole genome shotgun sequence genome contains the following window.
GGTGGGGACAAAGGCCACCTGGTGTCTGCTCCCGCATCGGTCCGGGCTTTACCCCGAGTTGGGGTCAGCTTGGTCTGCACAGAGAGTGGGGAGGCCAGATGGGTTAGCTCGCTGACTTTCTGAGTGGGGGAGATTCTGCAAGCACCAGGGTCGACTCTTCCAGAATCCTCCAGGCCCAGGACAACCTCTACCACACAAGGCAACCTTGCAGCCTTGCATCTGGGCTCATCTTACCATTTTCAGTGGgaaaatctgaggctcagagagcttgcCGGATTATCCCTGAGGCTACCAACTGTAGAGGGCGGAATCAAGGCAGGGGGCCTGGACAGGCTGCTCTCCTGGGTGGCCAGCATAGGGGCCGCGATAGAGGCTTGTCGGTGGGGGCCAGAAGGAACAAGCAGGAACAGACCTGAGGGCAAGAGAGGGCAGAGGTGGTCCAGACAGGGATGGCTGGGGAAGGCAGAGATAGTCCAAgtgcaggaggggagagggagggcagggatGGTCCAGACCAAGGAGTTAGGGTATTGGGGACAGAGCTGGTCGAGGcccaggggcagggggagggcagggatggTCCAGACcaaggtggggagagggaagcagtgACTCCTTGTCCTTGACTTTCTATTTCAAATCTGGTCGACTCTCTAGGGGCTCAGGATGGAGCTCGGAGCCTCGGTcagcctggggtggggtgagTCAGTGTCCTTGGGGCTCAGTGGGCTGCCTACCTCACCCTGACTCCCAGGGCCTCTCATGGACACTGGGCCGTTTCCCTCTTACCTCAGCTTTGAGGGCAGAAGGCCCTAGAAGCTGATTCCCTaggcttgaatcccagctctaccactccTTAGCCTTACGATCATGGGCAtgttagcctctctgtgcctcggtttccccatatGTTAGATGAGGATAACATTCGTATCTATCCCATTGGGTTGTAGTGAAGATCAAATACGATGATACTTGTACAGTatttacaacagtgcctggcacatacaagCGCTCCTGAAGATTAGAAGTGTAGGCGGCTGATCAGGAAGCCGACTAGCACCAGGCTATGGAATTTTGTGACATCGGGGCTCCCCTCCATCTTGTGACCTGCTCCCCCCGAATGAAAGGCAGCCAACCAACTTCCTCACATCGGCACAGCCCAGCGGCGGGCTCCTCATCTGGGGATctggatttcagtcttcttaaacgGACCGGGGTGCACAGAagtctccagcccctctcagGCCCTTCCTGTGCTTTGAGACCTTTTGTAAGACCTGAGGCTTGGGGTGGGGACGTGGGAGCCGAGAAGGCTGACTCCTCCTCAGCCCAGACTCTCCTGCCCCTTCTGCTCTTGGGGTCGCTTTCCCTCCACGCACACTAGCATCAGGTCTGGAATCCGCACCCACTACAGTAGCTGGGCACCCAGGCCTGGGAGGGCAGCCATCTTGCTCAGGCCTGGTACGTTGCCATGACAACCTGGAGCCTCAGCCCCACTGCAAAGGCCTCTCTGAAAAATTTATCAGGAAAACTTCCGTGTTTAAAAATTAACCATGGGATTGAAATATCAAAGATGAGCTGCTTTGGGCGAGGCAGAGGGCAAGGGACTTGGGGGTAGAGGAGCCAAGTTCTTTCCTCCTGACAGGATGGCATTTGCCCATCATCCCAGCTTCCAGGGGCCCTGCGATCCATTCTAACCCATTCCACCCCTGTCTGCAGCGTACGAGGCCTCCTCCATAAGTTGAGGCTAGGGCCAAGGTAGGGGGACAGGAAGGGAGGGGCCTGCTTCAACAGGGCTCTGGGGTCACACTGCACCCCATCTCCTGTCTGCCTCTTTCCCGTGATACATCTCGGGGCCTCCCTTTAGTTCACCTGTGGGTGAGCGTGGCCCTGCCAGCAGCAGGGAGGGCCTGGCGTGAGGCAGAGGGCAGGCTGAGCTGCCCCTGCCCATCCCGACCGCAGGCTGGCCCCAGGGAGGCACCTACACCAGAGAGCGTGGGCCGGCACCCAGAGAGCCCGGAGGCCTGTGCCCCGGGATGCGcgcgcctgcccctccccccaggaaaGGAACAGGGTCTTGGAGGAAGATGAGCTTGGAGGAGAGCATCTTCCCCATAGATCAATGGTACCCACAGCTGCCGGACCTGGGCCATCCCCTCCCCAGGGCTACTCCCCTTACTGGGGTTTCACCAGTCCCCCCAGTTCCCACCTTCAGGCCTCCCCAGGTTGACTCCCCTTCTGCCTTCCCCCCCTTTCTCCCAGCCTGTCCACCTGGCCCAGGTGAGTTTCGTCATCCCAGCCTTCAACTCAAACTTCACTCTGGACCTGGAGCTGAACCAGTGAGTGTGGCCTTGAGTCTGGGAGAAGGGCAGCAGGCGGGCAGGCAAGGCATGGCCTGGACTTGGCTGGCTGGGGCAGGGCACCTGGATCTGAGCTGTGGTGGGACCCAAACAGGACCCAGCCCTGTGACCCgctccttcctcctgccccactCTGTCTGTTCCAGTCACCTTCTCTCTTCGCAATACGTGGAGCGCCACTTCAGCCGGGAGGGCCCGACCCAGCACAGCACCGTGAGTGTCTTtggaaggggatggggaggtggaATGAAGGGACAGGTGGCCGGTGGAGATGGGGTCTGGGGTATATTCTACATTCGGGATGGGCCTGGCCCCTCCAGGATTGGAGTCGGGGTGGCCTGTCGAATGGTATGGAGCCCTCAGCTCCCCTCGCCCAGCTCCAGAGGGCTGACCCCCAGCCAGCCTGTCTGCCAGCATGGAGACATTCCAGGACCCCCACTGCTCCATTCCCAGAATCTTCTGGAAGGCGGCGGTTGGAGGAATGCCCCTGTTGCTCGGCACCAAGGCCCTGGGAATTCTAGGCTGCCTGGGACCCCAGGGTCCCAGCCCTGAAGGCCCAGGGGTGTAAGCAAAGATGAATGATTGTCTATAAATAGCCTCGGCCCTCCCCCTCCAGACTTTCAGTAACTGGAGCACAAGTAATTCTGCAggaagcagaggggagggggtgctCGTCCCCTCTGACCTGTGAGCCTGGCCAGGAGGACACACACTGCTCACATTTCCTCGGCCACAGACCATGCGTCCAGGGGTGGTCCACAGAGGCTGTGGCGTCTGTGAACGCACCGTGTgtgaaatggtgtgtgtgtgttgggggtgagTCCATAACTTTCATCTGATTAAGCGAGCTGATCCATGGTAAGTGcttagaacggtgcctggcacccagtaggTGCTATATGAACATCAGCTATTCTTCTCAAATGAGTCTGTGATCCCTGTACCAGCCCCAACTCATGGTTAAGAGCCACTGACGTGCCCCCAAAGTCCTCACGTTGTAGGTGAGGTAAagcaggcccagagagggctAGGAACTTGCCCAGGGTGAAACAGCAAATTAGGAGCATAGCCAGAGCGGGGCCCGGCTCCAGATCCGCAGGTGTATCCGGGGACCGCAGCCCTGCACACGGGGCAGCTTCAGCAGCCCTCACCCGTCCTCCTGCCTTCATGCAGGGAAGGGAGCATGTCCACTCACGCTCTCTGCTCCCCCAGGGGGCTGGAGACCACTGCTACTACCAGGGGAGGCTCCGAGGGAACCCGCACTCCTTTGCTGCCCTCTCCACCTGCCAGGGGCTGCAGTGAGtatggggaggggctgggcggcCGGGATGAGCCTCCAGCCCTGGGAACGGTGGGGAGCTGCGTGTCTCTCGCTGCAGCGGGGTCTTCTCTGACGGGAACTTCACCTACATCATGGAGCCCCACGAGGTGGCCAGGCCTCAGGAAACCCTCCAGGTGAGCACCTCCCTGGCCCCTCTGACAGCCCTGCCACGCTTGTCCCAATGGCTGTCACCGCAGTGGCTGTCGCTGCCTCCTCATCCTCCCGCCTTGGTAACCTCAACCTCACTGCCCTCCCCCGTGCTCCCAGCTCCAATGTCCCCTCTGTCCCCCAAGTAACCTCCCATCGGGCTCCAGTGTCCTTTGCCCCTGTCTCTCAGGGTGCCCCCAGGTCTTGACCCCGGAATCTGAGCATCTGGGAGATCAGATCCGACATGGGAGCTCTGGCCAGTTCTGGGTcaccctggggtggggtggggggaagggctgGAGATGTTCCCCCATAACTGGGCTCAGAGCAGATCTGGTCAGCCTCCCCAAAAACTAACTTCTCCTCATTGCAGGGACCCCTTCCCCACCTCATTTACCGGacccctctcctcccagcccccctcGGATGCAGGGAACCAGGTAAGGGAGGGAAAACGGGGCAAGGGAGGGGGCCGACTGTGCCCCCCTCACTGGCACCCTCCCCCCAGGCTGCCTGTTTGCTGCCCCTGCCCATTCTGCTTCTCCGAACCGACCAAGGCTGAGAAGGAAAAGGCAGGTACGGGGGCCCGCACAGACCTCCTGCTGCAGAGACCTCGGGCTGTGGCCCGGAGCAGGAGGACACCCCCATCCATAGTCGGGGCAAAGGAGGGCTCAGACTGATGTGGCTGGAAGCCAGGGAACCGCCTCTGGCAGGAAGCGCCCACCTTAGGCCCCACCACTAGTGTCTAGGCAAACCGAGGCTGCCTGCCCCGGTACCAAGGCTGGatgggacccgcaccagtggggAGCTGACACTGTCTCTGGCTGGAGTCCAGCCCCCCCCCCCTTGGGTCTGTCTGTGGCTTGGCCACGATGCCAGGCATGGAGGGGACTGATTCCAAGTGCCCACCTCCCCCCACAGGTGCGCCGGGGCCACCCTACAGCGCACAGTGAGACCAAGTATGTGGAGCTGATTGTGATCAACGACCACCAGCTGGTACAGCCCCAGGCTGGGAGTGACTGTGGGAGGAGGGGTTGGAAGCAGACCCGCCCTCCGcccactctctcctctcccagtTTGAGCAGATGCGACAGTCGGTGGTCCTCACCAGCAACTTTGCCAAGTCTGTGGTGAACCTGGCAGATGTGGTGAGcagccctcccttcccttccctctccttccacccCCCCACGCCACCGCACGCATCCTCAGGGTGAGCTCTCAAGGGCACCGTCAGCCTCTGACCCCCACTTCCTGGAGGGACAGATTGAGACCTTCCTCCAGCCCTGTTCCCCCACACCCactcccaccctccagccccctcctcctcttctccccttctGGCCCAGATGTACAAGGAACAGCTCAATACCCGCATCGTGCTGGTTGCCATGGAAACGTGGGCAGATGGGGACAAGATCCAGGTGCAGGATGACCTCCTGGAGACCCTGGCCCGGCTCATGGTCTACCGGCGGGAGGGCCTGCCTGAGCCCAGTGATGCCACCCACCTCTTCTCGTGAGTCCCCCACCCCGTGAACCCTGCCAGCCTCTGCTGGTGGCTGTGGTGCACAGGGTTACCGAACATGGCTCTGGGCCAGGCGCGCTTGCAGGGTGTGGGGACTGGGCTCCCCTTGTACCTACTCCCAGCCATTTGCAGCAGTGGCTGGGCATCTTCCCCTGCATCTTAGGCTCAGGCCCCTTTTCCCTACCACCGGTGGTCTTCCTCTGCCCATAACCTCCCCTTCGtcccctcttcccctttccaATGGTCCCAGCATCCCTTCCTCAGGGCATCCCTTCCAATGCCCTGGTAGCGAAAAGAAATCTGATAAAAGGTCCTTGCGGTTAGAGATGATCTATTAGGAATCCTTCATTTGGCTTAAGGGCAAATGAACCCAAAGAAGGGAAGGGGattgcctggggtcacacagaCTGACACGAAGGGCAGAACTCACCTCCTCATGGAGGGGGGCTCGCCTGTCTCCCCATCAGAGCCCAGGGGAGCCACCACGGGGAAGGCAGTGGGTTCTCCTGACAAGCCTCTCTCTTCCAGGGGCAGAACTTTCCAGAGCACCAGCAGTGGCGCTGCCTACGTGGGGGGCATCTGCTCGCTGtccaggggtgggggtgtgaaTGAGGTGAGCAGTGTGGGGCACGTGGCTGGGGAGcggggtgggaaggagaggggcTGCGAAGGGCATGAGCCCTGTGCCTTTGGGAGGGATGTAGACATCTTTGTGCTCCATCTTCCTCACCCCAAGTATGACAACATGGGGGCCATGGCGGTGACCTTGGCCCAGACGCTGGGGCAGAACCTGGGCATGATGTGGAATAAACACCGGAGCTCGGCAGGTATCAGTGGAGACCCTCACACCCCGCCCAGACCCACACTCTAGAGATGAAGAGGGTGTCCACGGGAGGGGGGCGGTTCTTCACCCTCCATTATCTTCACCTGGCTCACCTCTCAGGGGACTGCAAATGTCCGGACAACTGGCTGGGTTGCATCATGGAGGACACTGGGTGAGTTCTTGGGGACAAAATGGGGGAGGATCTTGGGCAATGGGAGTCCCAGAGCGAGCACTGGGTGACATTCTGGACCCGGTGGCCTCAAGAGACCCAGCTGTCTCTCGGGACCGCTCAGAATTCCAGGAAGCGCAGCTGTCTGTGGACACTGCATAGGGAGACGCACATTCCCCAGCCGGACGCCCCAGTTGTTCAGGCTTGTAGTGCGCACTGTCGCCACTGGGCGCCGCCAAAGCCTCATTTGGAGGCACCTTCCCTCCTTGGCGCACAAACCTCCGACTCCCGGAGTCCTGAGGTTACGGGGAGAAGCCAGGAGCGGCGTACCCTGCCCACTCCCCCTTGATGGGCAGGCGAGAGGATTCTCATGCAGTGTCCAGGCACATAGATCTTCAGCCTCCTCGAGATGGTGACCGAGTCCGCCGGTGCACCCCATCCCAATCGAGAAGGGGCGAGACAGTGAGTGGGCTGGCGGGGACTTAGCGGCACGGTCCCCTCATCCCTACCCAGGTTCTACCTACCCCGCAAGTTCTCGCGCTGTAGCATCGACGAGTATAACCAGTTTCTGCAGGAGGGCGGCGGGAGCTGCCTCTTCAACAAGCCCCTCAAGGTACCAGCCCCAGGGCTGGGAACGTGGGAGCGGGGGCTTGGGCAGCGTCCCGGCCAGACTCCCGACACCCCTTCCCCGTCCAGCTCCTGGACCCGCCTGAGTGCGGGAACGGCTTCgtggaggcaggggaggagtGCGACTGCGGCTCGGTGCAGGTGCGAGGCTGGTGCTGGTGccaggtggggggcggggaacgCAGGGGTGAGTGCGAGGGAGGGTCAGGGCTCGCCCTCTCCCTGCGTCCCTCAGGAGTGCAGCCGCGCGGGCGGGAACTGTTGCAAGAAATGCACCCTGACTCACGATGCCATGTGCAGCGACGGGCTCTGCTGTCGCCGCTGCAAGGTGAGGGGGAGCCGCCGCTGGGACGGGAACGAGCGGGGACCGGGAGGGACTGGGCTGCCGACGTCCAGATAGGGGGCGGGACTTAAGGAGGATGGGTGTGCAGCCCTCTCTGTTCTGTTGAAGGCGGAGCTACGGGGAGTGGGGCGGAGCACCTGCTGAGAAGTAGCGGGGTGGGCGGAGCCGTGAACGGACCTGGGGGCGGTGCTGAGTGGGCAGGgagcgggcggggccgggccgaGGAGGCGGGAAGACGAGGGGTCAGTGGTTCTTGCTTGAGCCCCGCTATGCATCCCTTCCCTAGTACGAGCCGCGGGGTGTGTCCTGTCGAGAGGCGGTGAACGAATGCGACATCGCGGAGACCTGCACCGGGGACTCGAGTCAGGTCCGTCCGTCCCGGGCGGAGTCCCGAGCGAGGCAACCACTATCCCTATCCGTTTGGCTCTGCTGGGTGGCTGTTCTGCGCACCCCTCCTCTCCGCTGCTGTAGTCGCCGCCGCTgatcagcctcagtttctcatctgagAAAGGAGTTCTTCATGCCTTCTGGCTTTGCTCCTCCAATCGTTAAACCAGTATTTGTAGTCTGGCTGGTGTTCCCAGTGCCTGGCGCAGTGCCTGGTGTCAGTGGATAATATTATTTAACCTCTAAGTCCTTATTACATACCAGGCATTCAGTCCTCCCAGCCCTGTGAAGGAGGTGCAGGAAACTGAGGGAGACTGGAGAAGCTAAGGGACCTGCCAATCCATGTGGTCTGAGTTCCCTCCTCTTGTCCTTGACCTGGAGGAGCCCTGTGACCTGAGCCCCCACCTGGTGGGCCTTTGGCACCCCTTTATTCTTCCCTGGGGCCGACCTCAGCTCCCAGTCCTGGGTCAGCTCTACTCAGTCCAGCCCCTTTCTCCGCAGTGTCCCCCCAACCTGCACAAGCTGGATGGTTACTACTGTGATCACGAACAGGTATGATGGGGTGGAGGTTCCACCCCCTCTGGGTCTCTGGCTCAGTGCAGTGTCTTGTCTTGTCCTCAGTGTCTGTGTCCCTTGTCTCCTGTCCCTCAGGGCCGCTGCTACGGAGGTCGCTGCAAAACCCGGGACCGGCAGTGCCAGGCCCTTTGGGGCCATGGTGAGTCTTTGTCTGGAGATGGGAGAGGGGACTGCGGAGTACCTGGAATTGAGAGGCTGGAGCGGGGACGGGCTCTGGCTGAAATGCCTTCCACCAGATGTGCGGCTCCCCAGGATCTCAGGGACCCAGCTGGACTTGGGGTCAGGCCAGTGTTGGAGGTGCAGGCCTGAGGTCCCAGGTGGGTTCTGGAGTGGGTGGGGTCATGCCTGGCATCATCTCCCTACAGCGGCTGCTGATCGCTTCTGTTACGAGAAGCTGAACGTGGAGGGGACAGAACGTGGGAACTGTGGGCGCAAGGGGTCAGTCTGGGTCCAGTGCAATAAACAGTGAGTAGTCAAAGCTCCTGGTTGGGCTCCCCCAGTTTGggggctggggctctggggcTGGGCAGGGTTTTTTTTCAGAGATGGGGCGGGCTGTGAGTCCCAGTGGGAGACGATGTGAAAAaccaggggatggggagagggcgGATACGAGGTCAGTTGTTGGGTCTGAGGTCAGACTTGGGGCCCACTGTCTCCACACTACCCCAACAGGGATGTGCTCTGTGGCTTCCTCCTCTGTGTCaacatttctggagctcctcggCTTGGGGACTTAGGGGGAGACATCAGCAGCGTCACTTTCCACCACCAGGGCAAGGAGCTGGACTGCAGGTGTGGGCTGGGACCatggctggggaaggggaggttgCAGCCGTGATGGGCTCGGGGGCAAGGGCAGAGGTCGGCTGTGCTGTTTCCCCAGGGGTGGCCATGTGCAGCTAGCCGACGGTTCAGACCTGAGCTACGTAGAGGACGGCACAGCCTGCGGGCCCAACATGCTGTGCCTGGACCATCGCTGCCTGCCAGCCTCTGCCTTCAACTTCAGCACCTGCCCCGGCAGCGGGGAGCACCAGATCTGCTCCCACCACGGGGTGGGTGCCTGGAGGTCAGGGATCAGGTCAAGGGCTTACAAGTGGGGACAGGGCCCTGCTCACCTCTActggccccaccccacctctaGGTCTGCAGCAATGAAGGGAAA
Protein-coding sequences here:
- the ADAM11 gene encoding disintegrin and metalloproteinase domain-containing protein 11 isoform X1; protein product: MRRLRRWAFAALLLLLALLPPPGVGTRSPARALRWRVSPPLGGPEAPEVTEPSRLVGESSGGEVRKQQLDTRVRQEPPGGPPVHLAQVSFVIPAFNSNFTLDLELNHHLLSSQYVERHFSREGPTQHSTGREHVHSRSLLPQGAGDHCYYQGRLRGNPHSFAALSTCQGLHGVFSDGNFTYIMEPHEVARPQETLQGPLPHLIYRTPLLPAPLGCREPGCLFAAPAHSASPNRPRLRRKRQVRRGHPTAHSETKYVELIVINDHQLFEQMRQSVVLTSNFAKSVVNLADVMYKEQLNTRIVLVAMETWADGDKIQVQDDLLETLARLMVYRREGLPEPSDATHLFSGRTFQSTSSGAAYVGGICSLSRGGGVNEYDNMGAMAVTLAQTLGQNLGMMWNKHRSSAGDCKCPDNWLGCIMEDTGFYLPRKFSRCSIDEYNQFLQEGGGSCLFNKPLKLLDPPECGNGFVEAGEECDCGSVQECSRAGGNCCKKCTLTHDAMCSDGLCCRRCKYEPRGVSCREAVNECDIAETCTGDSSQCPPNLHKLDGYYCDHEQGRCYGGRCKTRDRQCQALWGHAAADRFCYEKLNVEGTERGNCGRKGSVWVQCNKQDVLCGFLLCVNISGAPRLGDLGGDISSVTFHHQGKELDCRGGHVQLADGSDLSYVEDGTACGPNMLCLDHRCLPASAFNFSTCPGSGEHQICSHHGVCSNEGKCICQPDWTGKDCSIHNPLPTSLPTGETERYKGPSGTNIIIGSIAGAVLVAAIVLGGTGWGFKNIRRGRYDPTQQGAV
- the ADAM11 gene encoding disintegrin and metalloproteinase domain-containing protein 11 isoform X2, with the translated sequence MRRLRRWAFAALLLLLALLPPPGVGTRSPARALRWRVSPPLGGPEAPEVTEPSRLVGESSGGEVRKQQLDTRVRQEPPGGPPVHLAQVSFVIPAFNSNFTLDLELNHHLLSSQYVERHFSREGPTQHSTGREHVHSRSLLPQGAGDHCYYQGRLRGNPHSFAALSTCQGLHGVFSDGNFTYIMEPHEVARPQETLQGPLPHLIYRTPLLPAPLGCREPGCLFAAPAHSASPNRPRLRRKRQVRRGHPTAHSETKYVELIVINDHQLFEQMRQSVVLTSNFAKSVVNLADVMYKEQLNTRIVLVAMETWADGDKIQVQDDLLETLARLMVYRREGLPEPSDATHLFSGRTFQSTSSGAAYVGGICSLSRGGGVNEYDNMGAMAVTLAQTLGQNLGMMWNKHRSSAGDCKCPDNWLGCIMEDTGFYLPRKFSRCSIDEYNQFLQEGGGSCLFNKPLKLLDPPECGNGFVEAGEECDCGSVQECSRAGGNCCKKCTLTHDAMCSDGLCCRRCKYEPRGVSCREAVNECDIAETCTGDSSQCPPNLHKLDGYYCDHEQGRCYGGRCKTRDRQCQALWGHAAADRFCYEKLNVEGTERGNCGRKGSVWVQCNKQDVLCGFLLCVNISGAPRLGDLGGDISSVTFHHQGKELDCRGGHVQLADGSDLSYVEDGTACGPNMLCLDHRCLPASAFNFSTCPGSGEHQICSHHGVCSNEGKCICQPDWTGKDCSIHNPLPTSLPTGETERYKGPSGTNIIIGSIAGAVLVAAIVLGGTGWGFKNIRRGRSGGA
- the ADAM11 gene encoding disintegrin and metalloproteinase domain-containing protein 11 isoform X3, with the protein product MRRLRRWAFAALLLLLALLPPPGVGTRSPARALRWRVSPPLGGPEAPEVTEPSRLVGESSGGEVRKQQLDTRVRQEPPGGPPVHLAQVSFVIPAFNSNFTLDLELNHHLLSSQYVERHFSREGPTQHSTGAGDHCYYQGRLRGNPHSFAALSTCQGLHGVFSDGNFTYIMEPHEVARPQETLQGPLPHLIYRTPLLPAPLGCREPGCLFAAPAHSASPNRPRLRRKRQVRRGHPTAHSETKYVELIVINDHQLFEQMRQSVVLTSNFAKSVVNLADVMYKEQLNTRIVLVAMETWADGDKIQVQDDLLETLARLMVYRREGLPEPSDATHLFSGRTFQSTSSGAAYVGGICSLSRGGGVNEYDNMGAMAVTLAQTLGQNLGMMWNKHRSSAGDCKCPDNWLGCIMEDTGFYLPRKFSRCSIDEYNQFLQEGGGSCLFNKPLKLLDPPECGNGFVEAGEECDCGSVQECSRAGGNCCKKCTLTHDAMCSDGLCCRRCKYEPRGVSCREAVNECDIAETCTGDSSQCPPNLHKLDGYYCDHEQGRCYGGRCKTRDRQCQALWGHAAADRFCYEKLNVEGTERGNCGRKGSVWVQCNKQDVLCGFLLCVNISGAPRLGDLGGDISSVTFHHQGKELDCRGGHVQLADGSDLSYVEDGTACGPNMLCLDHRCLPASAFNFSTCPGSGEHQICSHHGVCSNEGKCICQPDWTGKDCSIHNPLPTSLPTGETERYKGPSGTNIIIGSIAGAVLVAAIVLGGTGWGFKNIRRGRYDPTQQGAV
- the ADAM11 gene encoding disintegrin and metalloproteinase domain-containing protein 11 isoform X4 is translated as MQGTRLPVCCPCPFCFSEPTKAEKEKVRRGHPTAHSETKYVELIVINDHQLFEQMRQSVVLTSNFAKSVVNLADVMYKEQLNTRIVLVAMETWADGDKIQVQDDLLETLARLMVYRREGLPEPSDATHLFSGRTFQSTSSGAAYVGGICSLSRGGGVNEYDNMGAMAVTLAQTLGQNLGMMWNKHRSSAGDCKCPDNWLGCIMEDTGFYLPRKFSRCSIDEYNQFLQEGGGSCLFNKPLKLLDPPECGNGFVEAGEECDCGSVQECSRAGGNCCKKCTLTHDAMCSDGLCCRRCKYEPRGVSCREAVNECDIAETCTGDSSQCPPNLHKLDGYYCDHEQGRCYGGRCKTRDRQCQALWGHAAADRFCYEKLNVEGTERGNCGRKGSVWVQCNKQDVLCGFLLCVNISGAPRLGDLGGDISSVTFHHQGKELDCRGGHVQLADGSDLSYVEDGTACGPNMLCLDHRCLPASAFNFSTCPGSGEHQICSHHGVCSNEGKCICQPDWTGKDCSIHNPLPTSLPTGETERYKGPSGTNIIIGSIAGAVLVAAIVLGGTGWGFKNIRRGRYDPTQQGAV